The following proteins are co-located in the Stieleria sp. JC731 genome:
- a CDS encoding PDZ domain-containing protein yields the protein MHHRNPTRSALSTCLRFTFLPAFLLVAAPASAQTETAVVVRSSEDIVVALTKIEKDLERLEREPVQASTINGRPVLGAVLEDSPLGVEVVSVVDGSAAALAGLVPGDKIVEIDDFDIEIPSDVTDAISKHPTERQLRLKWIRHNHEHERSVVFVAPAIEDRIAEPAVVQMEHDELHREVVELRSQVRILTQAVKALATLHRDPVGIR from the coding sequence ATGCATCATCGAAATCCAACACGATCCGCTTTATCCACCTGCCTTCGTTTCACATTTCTTCCAGCGTTCTTGTTGGTAGCGGCTCCCGCCTCGGCCCAGACCGAAACTGCGGTGGTGGTCCGGTCGTCGGAGGATATCGTCGTCGCGCTCACAAAAATCGAAAAGGATCTGGAGCGGCTTGAACGAGAGCCGGTGCAGGCGAGCACCATCAACGGTCGTCCGGTGCTTGGCGCGGTCTTGGAAGATTCTCCGCTTGGTGTCGAAGTCGTCTCTGTAGTCGATGGCAGTGCGGCTGCGTTGGCAGGTTTGGTGCCCGGCGACAAAATTGTTGAGATCGATGACTTCGACATCGAAATCCCTAGTGATGTAACCGATGCCATTTCCAAACACCCAACCGAACGTCAGTTGCGTCTGAAGTGGATTCGTCATAACCACGAGCACGAACGTTCGGTTGTATTTGTTGCTCCAGCCATTGAAGATCGAATCGCGGAACCTGCGGTTGTTCAAATGGAGCACGACGAATTACATCGCGAAGTCGTCGAGCTACGCAGTCAGGTACGAATCTTGACACAAGCAGTCAAGGCGTTGGCGACTCTCCATCGCGATCCAGTTGGAATCCGGTAA
- a CDS encoding UxaA family hydrolase — MNRPTVILLNDDDNVAIAVADLSAKTSFEIGPHRCETKNAIPRGHKVAVTDIQPQTLVLKYGQPIGKATELIPAGSHVHSHNLIDHHDVAEKVLSTDPPERPAAIRRTFQGYVRPDGRVGTRNYVAVLSTVNCSATVCHKVVQRFDADRLRRWPNVDGVFAATHTTGCALALGSRKHQMIGRTMAGYANHPNVGARLMIGLGCEQNTPGYLAEHHGVIPLHAPDGTRLTADHRVPVLTMQTEGGSAVTIDRAEKLVEQLLDQANQFERTTVDASYLTIGVECGGSDGYSGITANPAIGAVSDRVVACGGTSIISETTELYGAEHLLCQRSRTPAVGQKLIDLIRWWQDYVAFYGGQLDNNPSIGNKAGGLTTITEKSLGAVSKSGRTALEAVYDYAEKVSSKGLVVMDSPGFDPASVTGKVAGGANLILFSTGRGSCFGCKPTPVIKIASNSELFQRMPDDMDLNAGEAVSGTSIEELGEQFFEFALKVASGASTASERNGFGDQEFVPWTVGPVL, encoded by the coding sequence ATGAACCGCCCAACTGTGATTCTGTTGAACGATGACGATAACGTCGCAATCGCAGTTGCCGATCTGTCGGCCAAAACCTCATTCGAAATTGGGCCGCATCGATGCGAAACGAAGAACGCCATTCCGCGTGGGCATAAAGTCGCCGTTACCGATATTCAGCCGCAAACATTGGTGCTGAAATATGGGCAACCGATTGGGAAAGCGACGGAATTGATCCCGGCCGGATCGCACGTGCACAGCCACAACTTGATCGATCACCACGACGTCGCCGAAAAGGTACTTTCTACCGATCCTCCAGAACGCCCGGCAGCGATCCGGCGAACATTCCAAGGTTACGTCCGTCCAGACGGGCGCGTTGGGACGCGGAACTATGTCGCTGTACTTTCGACGGTCAACTGCAGTGCGACCGTTTGTCATAAAGTCGTCCAACGCTTCGATGCCGATCGACTGCGTCGTTGGCCAAATGTCGATGGAGTCTTTGCGGCAACACACACCACGGGTTGCGCGTTGGCTTTAGGTAGCCGAAAGCATCAGATGATTGGTCGCACGATGGCGGGCTATGCCAACCATCCCAACGTCGGTGCTCGACTGATGATTGGTTTGGGATGCGAACAGAATACCCCAGGCTATTTGGCGGAGCATCATGGGGTCATTCCGTTGCACGCCCCCGATGGGACTCGGCTCACCGCGGATCATCGGGTCCCGGTATTGACGATGCAAACCGAAGGTGGCTCTGCGGTGACGATCGATCGCGCCGAGAAATTGGTTGAACAGTTACTTGATCAAGCCAATCAGTTTGAGCGAACCACCGTTGATGCATCTTATTTGACGATCGGTGTCGAATGTGGAGGTAGCGATGGGTATTCGGGTATCACCGCAAATCCAGCCATTGGAGCGGTCAGCGACCGCGTGGTCGCATGTGGCGGGACATCAATCATTTCCGAGACGACCGAGCTGTATGGCGCCGAACACTTGCTCTGCCAGCGAAGTCGCACCCCAGCGGTCGGCCAAAAACTAATCGATTTGATTCGTTGGTGGCAGGATTACGTCGCCTTCTATGGTGGACAACTTGATAACAATCCCTCGATCGGGAACAAGGCTGGTGGGTTGACCACGATCACCGAAAAGTCACTGGGGGCGGTATCCAAAAGTGGTCGAACGGCCTTGGAGGCGGTTTATGACTACGCCGAGAAGGTTTCGAGCAAGGGGCTTGTCGTCATGGACTCGCCCGGTTTCGATCCGGCAAGCGTCACAGGGAAGGTTGCCGGTGGTGCGAACTTGATTTTGTTTTCAACAGGGCGCGGTAGCTGTTTCGGGTGTAAACCCACGCCGGTCATCAAGATCGCTTCGAATAGTGAACTGTTCCAGCGAATGCCGGACGATATGGATTTGAACGCAGGTGAAGCGGTTTCGGGAACATCGATTGAGGAGCTTGGTGAGCAGTTCTTCGAGTTCGCGTTGAAGGTCGCCAGCGGAGCCTCTACTGCAAGTGAACGCAACGGCTTTGGCGACCAAGAATTCGTCCCATGGACCGTCGGCCCGGTGCTCTGA
- the sucC gene encoding ADP-forming succinate--CoA ligase subunit beta — protein MKIHEFQGKELFRKAGVPVLEGIVAKTPDEAAQAYHKLGGKIAVVKSQIHAGGRGKGTVIDNPKQHGVVLCKSADEARAAAEGLLGNKLVTIQTGPEGQTVNQVFVEAGCDIARELYLGIVLDRAAKKPVLMVSTEGGMEIETVAEETPELIFKEHFDPHVGLEGYQVRKLCKKLGISGAAAKAAARFMPAMCRFYVDYDCELAEINPLVITGDDKMIALDAKINFDNNALYRHPELADFRDLSEEEPSEVRATDAGLSYVKLEGNIGCLVNGAGLAMSTMDIIKYHGGQPANFLDVGGSANEEQVTEAFRILLSDPNVKGVLVNIFGGIARCTTIAAAVIAASKTVGFEVPLVVRLEGTEVEEGRKMLAESDVDIITASDITDAAKKIVEATGV, from the coding sequence ATGAAAATCCACGAATTCCAGGGCAAGGAACTATTTCGAAAAGCCGGGGTGCCGGTATTGGAGGGGATCGTCGCGAAGACGCCCGACGAAGCAGCCCAGGCCTACCACAAGCTCGGCGGCAAAATTGCCGTGGTAAAATCTCAAATTCATGCCGGTGGCCGAGGAAAGGGCACCGTCATCGATAACCCAAAACAACACGGCGTCGTCCTTTGCAAAAGCGCTGACGAAGCTCGTGCTGCGGCTGAAGGCCTGCTTGGGAACAAATTGGTCACGATTCAAACCGGACCCGAAGGCCAAACGGTCAATCAAGTTTTCGTCGAAGCCGGTTGCGATATTGCTCGTGAATTGTACCTGGGTATCGTTCTCGACCGCGCCGCAAAGAAACCTGTCTTGATGGTCAGCACCGAAGGCGGGATGGAAATCGAAACGGTTGCCGAAGAAACCCCTGAACTGATCTTCAAAGAGCATTTCGACCCACACGTCGGATTGGAAGGCTACCAAGTCCGTAAGCTTTGTAAGAAGCTCGGCATCTCCGGCGCAGCAGCAAAGGCAGCAGCCCGTTTCATGCCTGCGATGTGCCGATTCTATGTCGACTACGATTGCGAACTGGCCGAGATCAACCCACTGGTCATCACCGGCGACGACAAGATGATCGCCCTTGATGCCAAGATCAACTTTGACAACAACGCGTTGTACCGTCATCCCGAATTGGCAGACTTCCGCGACCTCAGCGAAGAAGAGCCGAGCGAAGTTCGTGCGACCGATGCCGGACTTAGCTATGTCAAACTGGAAGGCAACATCGGCTGCTTGGTCAATGGTGCCGGCTTGGCGATGTCGACGATGGACATCATCAAATACCACGGCGGACAGCCAGCCAACTTCCTGGACGTCGGCGGTAGCGCGAACGAAGAGCAAGTCACCGAAGCGTTCCGGATTCTGCTATCGGATCCCAACGTCAAAGGCGTGCTGGTCAATATCTTTGGCGGTATCGCACGCTGCACCACGATCGCTGCTGCGGTTATCGCCGCCAGTAAAACCGTTGGCTTTGAAGTCCCATTGGTTGTCCGTCTGGAAGGCACCGAAGTCGAAGAAGGGCGAAAGATGCTTGCCGAAAGTGACGTCGACATCATTACCGCGAGCGACATCACCGATGCCGCTAAGAAAATTGTGGAAGCCACCGGAGTCTGA
- the sucD gene encoding succinate--CoA ligase subunit alpha: MSILINSDTKVICQGITGKAGTFHSLGCRDYGTQMVGGVTPGKGGQDVEGIPVFDTVEEAVNETGADATMIFVPPPFTADAIMEALDAGIKVIAAITEGVPVIDMVRVYEKVRASDAVLIGPNCPGLITPGECKIGIMPGYIHQPGKVGVMSRSGTLTYEAVWQTSSLKLGQSTCVGLGGDPIVGTSYIDLLKLYQADDQTEAILMIGEIGGSAEEEAAAFVKEHVTKPVAAFIAGRTAPPGKRMGHAGAIISGGKGTATEKVKALEAAGIVVAPTPADMGKAVVEAMGK, translated from the coding sequence ATGAGTATCCTAATCAACTCTGACACCAAAGTGATTTGCCAAGGGATTACCGGAAAGGCCGGTACGTTCCACAGCCTCGGCTGTCGCGATTACGGCACACAGATGGTCGGTGGAGTCACTCCCGGAAAGGGCGGCCAAGACGTCGAAGGCATCCCTGTTTTTGACACCGTCGAAGAAGCGGTCAACGAAACCGGCGCCGACGCGACCATGATCTTCGTGCCACCTCCATTCACGGCCGACGCGATCATGGAAGCCCTCGATGCCGGTATCAAGGTCATCGCGGCAATCACCGAAGGCGTCCCCGTCATCGACATGGTCCGCGTCTACGAAAAAGTTCGCGCCAGCGATGCGGTCTTGATCGGACCGAACTGCCCTGGCTTGATCACTCCAGGTGAATGCAAAATCGGCATCATGCCCGGCTATATCCACCAACCCGGTAAGGTCGGTGTGATGAGCCGAAGTGGTACGCTGACCTATGAAGCGGTCTGGCAGACTTCGTCGCTGAAGCTCGGCCAAAGCACCTGCGTCGGTCTTGGTGGCGACCCGATCGTCGGAACCAGCTACATCGATCTGCTAAAGCTGTACCAGGCAGACGATCAAACCGAAGCCATCTTGATGATCGGCGAAATCGGTGGATCGGCCGAAGAAGAGGCCGCTGCTTTCGTCAAGGAACATGTGACGAAACCCGTCGCAGCGTTCATCGCGGGACGTACAGCGCCTCCCGGAAAACGAATGGGCCACGCCGGTGCGATCATCAGCGGCGGTAAAGGAACCGCAACTGAGAAAGTGAAAGCGCTCGAAGCTGCCGGAATCGTTGTCGCACCGACGCCTGCCGATATGGGCAAAGCCGTTGTCGAAGCGATGGGCAAATAG
- a CDS encoding PQQ-binding-like beta-propeller repeat protein: MPKHDSQPYSASKDDVQSPGRKSEADGLPSPRRSLFRAFMLLLAAVAVAIGTQWAVPDFDQQNANLIGMGAIALAVLYLLFVVYRIDFRAGNQKRIPLFLASILVISVVLFRFEGFSGTMFPLFSWRFADGNQYELESLVDSEIAPSANGENESISPAFDSPQFLGPARNGVYPRRVFDIPSDPKDVKISWSHGIGQGWSAFAVEGEYAVTLEQRGDKECLSCYDLGDGKLIWIVEHEGYHHNTLGGTGPRSTPTIVDGKVYATTATGWLCCVGLADGSIDWSTDLFELAGWTQVEFEAAAPWGYAPSPLVVGNLCIVPLGGPVVNGSFSNDQGASLVAFNRVDGEMLWKAGSDQLSYASPMLMTFDGLEQVVSVNEKTVTGHDVETGRQLWEFDWPGSTNTGATCAAAVYVADDQVLVGKGYSGGSALVKIEREGDGWTTEDQWRSSRVLKTKFNHTCVDGIIGYGISNGSLQAVSLEEPDVYWTQPRRNRSGEGHAVLVDDVLVVQDEEGDLVFVSAAVNDYVELLRLEALSSKTWNIPCVSGRYILVRNDRQVICYEMPAIDFIPADEIEAALETGMREDQAETKQDETTAVQPST; this comes from the coding sequence ATGCCAAAACACGATTCACAACCATATTCAGCGTCCAAAGACGACGTGCAAAGCCCAGGTCGAAAGTCCGAGGCAGATGGCCTTCCCAGTCCGCGAAGAAGTCTGTTTCGTGCATTCATGCTTTTACTTGCGGCGGTAGCGGTTGCGATCGGGACGCAGTGGGCGGTGCCAGATTTTGATCAGCAGAATGCCAACTTGATCGGAATGGGGGCGATCGCACTAGCAGTCTTGTACTTGCTATTTGTCGTTTACCGAATTGACTTTCGTGCTGGCAATCAGAAGCGGATACCGTTGTTTTTGGCATCGATCCTTGTGATTTCGGTAGTGCTTTTCCGTTTTGAAGGCTTTAGCGGGACCATGTTTCCGTTGTTCAGCTGGCGATTCGCGGATGGAAATCAATATGAACTCGAATCGCTCGTTGATTCAGAGATCGCACCGTCTGCAAATGGCGAAAATGAATCGATATCGCCTGCTTTCGATTCACCTCAGTTTCTGGGGCCGGCACGTAACGGTGTCTACCCACGGCGGGTTTTCGATATCCCATCGGATCCCAAAGACGTGAAGATTTCGTGGAGCCACGGAATCGGGCAAGGCTGGTCTGCGTTTGCGGTCGAGGGCGAATATGCGGTCACGCTGGAGCAGCGAGGCGACAAAGAATGTCTCAGCTGCTACGACTTAGGCGACGGAAAACTGATTTGGATAGTCGAGCATGAGGGCTACCATCACAATACATTGGGTGGGACAGGGCCACGCTCAACGCCAACCATTGTTGATGGAAAGGTTTATGCGACGACGGCGACCGGATGGCTTTGCTGTGTCGGCTTGGCAGATGGTTCGATCGATTGGTCAACAGACCTATTTGAACTCGCCGGTTGGACACAAGTTGAATTCGAAGCTGCCGCACCGTGGGGCTATGCACCATCGCCTCTTGTTGTTGGCAACCTCTGTATCGTTCCCTTGGGCGGCCCCGTCGTCAATGGAAGTTTCAGCAACGACCAAGGAGCATCTTTGGTCGCATTTAACCGAGTCGATGGCGAAATGCTTTGGAAAGCCGGTTCAGATCAGCTCAGTTACGCTTCACCGATGCTGATGACATTTGACGGTTTGGAACAAGTTGTCTCGGTCAATGAAAAGACAGTCACGGGTCACGACGTCGAAACCGGTCGCCAGCTTTGGGAATTCGATTGGCCCGGATCAACCAACACTGGCGCGACATGCGCGGCCGCTGTTTATGTCGCTGACGATCAAGTCCTGGTCGGCAAGGGCTACAGTGGAGGCAGTGCACTCGTCAAAATAGAACGTGAAGGTGACGGCTGGACGACGGAAGACCAATGGCGATCCAGCCGAGTTTTGAAGACAAAGTTCAACCACACCTGTGTCGACGGGATTATCGGATATGGAATTAGCAACGGTTCATTACAGGCGGTCAGCTTGGAAGAACCCGACGTTTATTGGACGCAGCCGCGGAGGAATCGCAGCGGCGAAGGGCACGCCGTGCTTGTCGATGACGTGCTGGTGGTACAGGACGAAGAGGGTGACTTGGTCTTTGTCAGTGCCGCTGTCAACGACTATGTGGAACTTCTTCGTCTTGAAGCGTTAAGCTCAAAGACGTGGAATATCCCCTGTGTCAGCGGCCGGTATATTCTTGTGCGGAACGATCGACAGGTTATCTGCTATGAAATGCCAGCCATCGATTTTATCCCCGCCGATGAAATCGAAGCCGCATTGGAAACCGGAATGCGGGAAGATCAGGCTGAAACAAAGCAAGATGAAACAACCGCGGTTCAGCCATCGACCTAG
- a CDS encoding AAA family ATPase, whose protein sequence is MESVMLGKSEAIRSIVLTLLAGEHLLLEDVPGVGKTLAAKALAGSIDTEFSRIQFTPDLLPSDITGSSIYRSDEQDFQFTRGPIFANVVLADEINRAPPRTQSALLEAMSDGQVSVDGKTYDLPRPFIVVATQNPYEFEGTYILPESQMDRFLMRTSIGYPAPESERRVLQSHRDGEPVDSIHSVVSADEVLNAQAAVRSVRFDESLEEYLLKIVHATRTDGGFRLGVSTRAALSFYRGCQARAVTEQRDFVIPDDIKALAVSTLSHRVLVDDFASQASRHVVEDLIGDLLKSIPVPV, encoded by the coding sequence ATGGAGTCGGTGATGCTGGGTAAAAGTGAAGCAATTCGCTCGATCGTTTTGACCTTATTGGCCGGCGAGCATTTATTGCTCGAGGATGTGCCAGGGGTTGGCAAAACGCTTGCCGCGAAAGCACTTGCCGGAAGTATTGATACCGAATTCAGTCGGATTCAATTCACACCGGACTTGTTGCCAAGCGACATTACCGGAAGTTCGATCTATCGCAGCGACGAACAAGATTTCCAATTCACGCGTGGGCCGATTTTTGCCAACGTCGTACTCGCTGACGAAATCAACCGAGCTCCTCCCCGTACCCAATCAGCGCTTCTGGAGGCGATGAGCGACGGGCAAGTCAGCGTCGACGGGAAAACATACGATCTGCCTCGCCCATTTATCGTCGTGGCGACTCAAAACCCCTACGAATTCGAGGGGACGTACATCCTTCCGGAAAGTCAAATGGATCGCTTTTTGATGCGAACCAGCATCGGCTACCCGGCTCCGGAAAGCGAACGTCGTGTCTTGCAGTCACACCGTGACGGTGAACCCGTCGATTCAATCCATAGCGTCGTGTCGGCTGATGAGGTGCTAAATGCGCAAGCAGCGGTCCGCAGCGTTCGATTCGATGAGTCACTCGAGGAGTACTTGTTGAAAATCGTTCATGCCACGAGAACCGATGGCGGTTTTCGGTTGGGGGTTAGTACTCGAGCAGCGCTCAGCTTTTATCGTGGTTGCCAGGCGCGAGCGGTCACCGAACAAAGAGACTTCGTCATCCCGGACGACATCAAGGCGCTGGCCGTCAGTACGTTATCACACCGGGTACTGGTCGATGATTTTGCCAGTCAGGCGTCTCGTCATGTGGTCGAAGACTTGATCGGTGACCTCCTAAAATCCATCCCGGTCCCGGTTTGA
- a CDS encoding Gfo/Idh/MocA family protein — protein sequence MTRFGIIGTGRITRRLVADIQSTESVSVTAIASRQKERADWFASQYGIANAIDGYEELLQRDDVDAVYLSLPPSLHAQWCIKAAEAGKMILCEKPFATKYSDAQEVDEACRKHQVRWLDATAYLHHERTKEMRAVAGRGDLGKLGHVSVAVSFYRPFQDGEHRLDKSLGGGCLLDLGWYAVSLACFMTGQAPVRVFADHTVCENGVPIRTCGTLWFSSDITATFSVGYDTSTRKWFEVAGSDASLICDDFTRPWLERPTRFWIHDAKGSVQTKEISDRQEIRMIETLIGSEPLDTYNQLSLTTQNVLDHLDRSAESGQSVTME from the coding sequence ATGACTCGCTTCGGAATCATCGGCACCGGCAGGATCACACGTCGGCTCGTTGCCGACATCCAGTCAACAGAATCCGTCTCCGTTACGGCGATCGCAAGTCGACAAAAGGAACGCGCCGACTGGTTCGCATCTCAATATGGTATTGCGAACGCCATTGACGGCTACGAAGAACTGCTTCAGCGAGATGACGTCGATGCCGTCTATCTATCGCTTCCGCCGTCACTTCATGCCCAGTGGTGTATTAAAGCGGCCGAAGCGGGAAAGATGATCCTGTGCGAAAAACCATTTGCCACGAAGTATTCCGACGCCCAGGAAGTCGATGAAGCTTGTCGAAAGCATCAAGTCCGTTGGCTGGATGCCACTGCCTATTTGCATCATGAACGCACAAAGGAAATGCGTGCCGTCGCTGGGCGTGGCGACTTGGGTAAACTCGGTCACGTCTCCGTCGCTGTTTCGTTTTATCGCCCGTTTCAGGATGGCGAGCATCGGCTGGACAAAAGCCTAGGCGGCGGGTGCCTGCTCGACCTTGGCTGGTATGCCGTTAGCCTTGCCTGCTTCATGACCGGTCAAGCACCGGTGCGCGTCTTCGCTGATCATACGGTCTGTGAAAATGGGGTTCCCATTAGAACCTGCGGAACGCTCTGGTTTTCGAGCGACATCACCGCAACGTTCTCAGTCGGATACGACACATCGACCCGAAAGTGGTTTGAAGTCGCTGGAAGTGACGCGTCCTTGATCTGCGATGATTTTACGCGGCCTTGGTTAGAACGTCCCACACGTTTCTGGATACACGATGCCAAGGGAAGCGTCCAAACGAAAGAGATCTCCGATCGACAAGAGATTCGCATGATCGAGACGCTCATTGGGTCCGAACCATTGGATACCTACAACCAACTCTCGCTGACCACACAAAACGTGCTCGATCACCTCGATCGCTCGGCAGAAAGCGGCCAATCGGTTACGATGGAGTAG
- a CDS encoding P-II family nitrogen regulator: MRVVVAIIQPTKLSSVRDALRELDVEDLTICDAMGYGRQHGQSALFRGNEYKVDLLRKVVIEIMVHEDQLEQVIEAITRKALTGSAGQIGDGKIFVLPIADVIDMSEDQPHFDAV; this comes from the coding sequence ATGCGTGTCGTCGTCGCTATTATCCAGCCTACGAAGTTATCGAGTGTTCGTGATGCCCTGCGCGAGCTGGACGTTGAAGACCTAACTATCTGCGATGCGATGGGCTATGGTCGCCAACACGGGCAAAGCGCATTGTTCCGAGGCAACGAATACAAAGTCGATCTGCTGCGAAAAGTCGTGATCGAGATCATGGTTCACGAAGATCAGCTGGAACAAGTGATCGAGGCGATCACGCGGAAAGCCTTGACGGGATCTGCGGGTCAGATTGGTGACGGAAAGATTTTCGTGTTACCCATCGCCGACGTCATCGATATGTCCGAGGACCAGCCGCACTTTGATGCGGTTTAG
- a CDS encoding NADH:flavin oxidoreductase, with translation MATYPRIASLKSFQEFDSRLEELGLQMPREENVLSGDESPLAKSSQVGSLLVGNRYCILPMEGWDGTADGRPTDLTRRRWKNFGISGAKLMWGGEAVAVRHDGRANPNQLCLGDHSLGEIAGLRELLVNSHEERFGSTDGLVVGLQLTHSGRYARPNVKSEPEPRAAQRNPVLDPRVNIDSDEGLITDDELKSLIDDFIRAAKMAQSVGFDFVDVKHCHGYLGHELLSGVDRAGEFGGSFENRTRFLKSIVQGINAEAPGLEIGVRLSIYDLLPYRKGQENVGEPDPAGDPRLVFGANAQADGIDLDEPMKFIELMQSLGIRLVCTTAGSPYYTPHIQRPAFFPPSDGYDPPEEPLIGVDRQIMATAELKKQFPEMFVVGSGYTYLQDWLPGVAQAVVRNGLVDSVGLGRMVLSYPDLPADVLEGNVQQRKKICRTFSDCTTAPRKGLISGCYPLDRFYKDLPERKQLLELKKEV, from the coding sequence ATGGCGACCTATCCACGCATCGCGAGCCTGAAGAGTTTTCAAGAATTTGATTCGCGGCTTGAAGAGCTTGGCTTACAGATGCCACGCGAGGAAAATGTGTTGAGTGGGGACGAAAGTCCGCTCGCAAAGTCCTCGCAAGTCGGTTCTCTGCTTGTCGGCAACCGCTACTGTATTTTGCCGATGGAAGGTTGGGATGGTACCGCGGATGGACGACCAACCGATCTGACACGTCGTCGCTGGAAGAATTTTGGCATCAGTGGGGCGAAACTGATGTGGGGCGGCGAAGCCGTCGCGGTGCGTCACGACGGTCGCGCCAACCCAAACCAACTTTGTCTCGGCGATCACTCGCTCGGTGAAATTGCTGGACTACGAGAGCTGCTGGTAAATTCGCACGAAGAGCGTTTCGGCTCGACAGACGGTTTGGTTGTGGGATTACAGCTAACTCATTCCGGACGTTACGCACGGCCGAATGTCAAATCGGAACCTGAGCCGCGTGCCGCGCAGCGCAATCCGGTACTTGATCCGCGCGTCAATATTGACTCGGACGAGGGACTGATCACCGATGACGAATTGAAATCGCTGATCGATGATTTCATCCGTGCCGCAAAGATGGCTCAGTCGGTCGGCTTTGACTTTGTCGATGTTAAACACTGCCATGGCTACCTCGGTCATGAACTTCTCAGTGGCGTTGACCGGGCAGGTGAGTTCGGCGGTAGCTTTGAAAACCGAACGCGGTTTTTGAAATCGATCGTCCAAGGCATCAACGCGGAGGCACCAGGACTTGAGATCGGAGTGCGTCTGAGCATCTATGATTTATTGCCGTACCGCAAAGGGCAAGAGAATGTCGGTGAGCCAGATCCGGCTGGAGATCCTCGTTTGGTCTTCGGTGCGAATGCACAGGCGGATGGGATCGACTTGGATGAGCCAATGAAATTCATCGAGTTGATGCAGTCTTTGGGAATCAGATTGGTCTGCACGACCGCGGGAAGCCCTTACTACACTCCGCACATCCAACGACCAGCATTCTTCCCACCAAGTGATGGTTATGATCCTCCGGAAGAACCACTTATCGGCGTCGATCGTCAAATCATGGCGACGGCGGAACTAAAAAAACAGTTCCCCGAAATGTTTGTGGTCGGATCCGGATACACGTATTTGCAAGATTGGTTGCCAGGTGTCGCTCAAGCTGTCGTCCGAAATGGCTTGGTCGATTCCGTGGGGCTTGGTCGTATGGTTCTTTCTTACCCGGATCTTCCTGCTGATGTTTTGGAAGGGAATGTGCAACAACGCAAAAAGATTTGCCGCACGTTTAGTGACTGTACGACGGCTCCTCGAAAAGGACTGATCAGTGGTTGTTATCCACTGGATCGGTTTTACAAAGATCTTCCTGAGCGGAAGCAGTTGCTAGAGCTTAAGAAAGAAGTGTGA
- a CDS encoding dihydrodipicolinate synthase family protein, with translation MIKTKRKISGMSAILLPLVSDTTVDWDGFDSHVKRTFDAGLVPAINMDTGYGNLIDDQTRSETLRRTQAIASGRNYVAGAFVADCEGASFAKDAYCRSIEQIQSFSGTPIIFQSYGLAHQSDAAIIDNYQVIASYADQFYAFELGNMFAPFGNIYSLDVYEQLMAIDACLGAKHSSLSRQLEWQRLLLRDRVRPDFKVLTGNDLAIDMVIYGSDYLLGLSTFAPDAFAVRDKMWESGDERFFELNDLLQYLGTFAFRRPVPAYKHDAAMFLKRRNQIETDLTYPGSPERPQSDIDVLQQVIDDLNIFLPN, from the coding sequence ATGATCAAGACGAAACGCAAGATATCCGGTATGTCCGCAATTTTGCTTCCGTTGGTGAGCGATACGACTGTGGACTGGGATGGTTTTGACTCCCATGTAAAGCGAACGTTTGACGCCGGATTGGTTCCGGCAATCAACATGGATACCGGCTACGGAAACCTGATCGACGATCAGACCCGCAGTGAAACTCTGCGTCGGACACAAGCCATCGCGTCAGGGCGAAACTATGTTGCTGGAGCTTTCGTCGCTGATTGTGAAGGGGCGTCGTTTGCCAAAGACGCCTATTGCCGGTCGATCGAGCAGATTCAAAGTTTTTCGGGAACGCCGATTATCTTTCAATCCTACGGGCTCGCTCATCAATCCGATGCGGCGATCATTGATAACTATCAAGTGATCGCAAGCTATGCCGATCAGTTCTATGCATTTGAGCTTGGGAACATGTTCGCACCCTTCGGAAACATCTACTCTTTGGATGTGTACGAACAGCTGATGGCGATTGATGCATGCTTAGGGGCAAAGCATTCATCGCTCAGCCGTCAGTTGGAATGGCAGCGTCTACTTTTGCGTGATCGAGTCAGACCTGACTTCAAGGTGCTCACCGGAAATGATCTGGCGATCGATATGGTGATCTACGGCAGCGACTATCTATTGGGGTTAAGCACCTTCGCGCCGGATGCCTTTGCGGTTCGTGACAAGATGTGGGAATCAGGCGACGAGCGATTCTTTGAACTGAACGATCTGTTGCAATATTTGGGGACATTCGCATTTCGACGTCCGGTCCCCGCTTACAAACATGATGCGGCAATGTTTTTAAAGCGACGTAATCAGATCGAAACAGATTTGACGTACCCCGGGTCCCCGGAACGCCCCCAATCGGACATCGATGTGCTTCAACAGGTCATCGATGACTTAAACATCTTTCTTCCAAACTGA